The Legionella jordanis genomic sequence CTTTGTTTTTCCACAGTCCCAACAACCTTAGGTCGGGCCTTGGCCCGACAATTTCTTAATAAAATCGGCTTAAATTGCATTAGGAAATTCAAGCAATATGAGGGCTTAGCCCCTATTAAAAATCAAAGCATCCTTCAGTGATAATCAATGATTTGTAGGGTCAAATCTGACCAACGCTTTGCTTTATTTTCCAAAAACACGCTTTATTAATATGCTTGAACTGAGAGAGCCCGGATGGCATGAAAATATTTCGTCCACTCTGGTTAATCATTAACATTTGTAAAGTGTAACCCTCCCCTAAAATAGGTGCATTTCTGATTAGAGTTCTCCAAGTTAAACTATGTTTGAGGAGAACAAAAATGAAAAAATCGCGTTATACAGAAACACAAATTGTAAAAATTCTAAAAGAAGTCGAAGCAGGTCGGCTGGTTAAAGAAATTTGTCGTGAATATGGGATTTCAGATGCAACCTATTACAACTGGAAAGCCAAATATGGTGGCATGGAGGCATCCGACGTAAAACGTCTGAAAGATCTTGAAGAAGAGAACCGTCGTCTAAAGCAAATGTATGCTGAGCTAAGTCTTGATCACAAAATCCTGAAGGATATTGTCGAAAAAAAGCTATGAAGTCATCTGTGAGACGGGAGCTGGTTGATTATGCAGTGAATACTCATACTGTGAGTTTACGCCGTGCTTGTAAGGTTGTGGGTATCAGCGACTCGGTTTATCGATATAAGCCGGATAGCCAATCCGATGAAGGCGTTATTGTGGCATTGCAGGAATCATCCGAACGCTATCCGGCGTATGGCTTTAGTAAATTGCTTAAAGTCTTGCGCCGTCAGGGTCATAGGTGGAATCATAAACGCATTTATCGGGTATATTGTGAACTGAAGCTCAATATGCGTCGTAAAGGCAAAAAACGGCTTCCTAATCGCTCACCTGCCCCCTGAGTGTGCCAGCATCCATTAATCAGTGTTGGTCTATGGATTTTATGTGTGATGCGTTGATGTGTGGCCGACGCTTCAGAACATTTAACATAGTAGATGATTTTAACTGTGAAGTGTTGGCTATTGAAATCGATTTAAGCCTGCCTGCTCAGCGAGTAATTCGCGTATTAGAACGTGTTGTTGCATGGCGAGGTTTCCCTGCTAAATTACGCATGGATAATGGCCCTGAATTTATCTCAAGCACATTAGCAGACTGGCCTGAAAAGCATCAAGTGGCTTTAGAATTTATTAAGCCAGGTAAACCAACGCAAAATTCATTTATTGAGCGATTCAATAGAACTTACCGCACAGAAATATTGGATATGTACGCGTTTAAAAATCTACAAGAAGTCAGAGAGCTGACAGAAAACTGGATAAAGGAGTATAACGACGAGAGACCGCACGATTCGCTAAATGATTTAACACCGTGGGAACATCTGGCAAAAAATAAGACAATGAACTCTAATTTAGGTTGCCACTAAAGATGGGAGCTTTACAAAATAAAGCTTGAATAAACATAGAACAATGCTATTGTTCTATATTTTTTCTGGATAAATTAATAATTGCTTAAAGGATAAAATAGGTTCGATAGTGTAGGGGGAAATTAATGGATTCTAGATCCATAGGCGGTATTTTATTAATTACAGGAACTTCCATTGGTGCTGGTATGTTGGGATTACCCATTGCAGCTGCAAATATTCCTTGGGTTACCAAGGCATATATTCGTCCTTATCTTCCTCAGTTTCTATCCTATTAGCAAAATAATCTTTCATGATATCTCCAATCCAAAACCATTTAAAAAGGGTCCGGATTATAGGTTTATTCACTTAGTAAGGCAATTGAATTATGTTGCTCTAGATCAAATCCAAATTTTTTGATAGGAAAGATTGATTTCCCTCTTTGTTAAAATTCACTTATTAATTCAAATAAATATAGGAAATACTTATCAAGGATTTTGTAAAAAAACTGAAGTTTTAATCTTTTTCTATCCCTTACATTTACCTCTAATTATTAGTACTAAATTAGGGATATACATTATAGTTGAAGCTTGAACAAATAAAATATAAAATCCGCCAACTAACAACCCTTGAAAACTATCAAGAACTGTATACAAGAAGCATAATCCTCCTATCTCAATAAAAAAAATAATTCTAGGAGAGTGAGCTAATCCTATCATAAGTATTTCAAATAGATACTTGATAGATATTTATGCTCACTGAATTATGAGGCTATTATTTTTTTGAGAAACAAAATTATGCTAAATGCAGAAACCTTTTTTTATTTCATAACCCAAGATTCTACCGTTTGGTTTTTTGTATTACTCATTGTAATAGTAGCCCTTTTCCCTCTAAAACAATCCTTCTGGAATATAGGAAAAGTTAATAAAGATTTGAAGATTGCATCGAAAGTTTTTTTTCAAATTGAGTCAAAAAAGGACTTTTATAATAACTTTGAATCCATTTCTACGAAAATATCAAACCTTAGATGGCTAAAAGC encodes the following:
- a CDS encoding aromatic amino acid transport family protein, with protein sequence MDSRSIGGILLITGTSIGAGMLGLPIAAANIPWVTKAYIRPYLPQFLSY